In the genome of Leptolyngbya subtilissima AS-A7, one region contains:
- a CDS encoding YraN family protein — protein sequence MTAELTKTELGTLGETLVANWLTTQGWQQCDRQWYCPWGELDLVMAWGAANPSGQLTFVEVKTRSQGNWDAYGLMAITRSKQAKLWKAAQLYLIKHPQWAEATCRFDVALVACRRGQQPPTNPAKHLLVDDVRYLTLQDYIENAFDVPSC from the coding sequence ATGACCGCCGAACTCACCAAGACCGAACTGGGCACCCTGGGCGAAACCCTAGTAGCCAACTGGCTAACGACCCAGGGCTGGCAACAGTGCGATCGCCAGTGGTACTGTCCCTGGGGCGAGCTCGATTTGGTGATGGCCTGGGGAGCCGCTAACCCCAGCGGTCAGCTTACCTTTGTCGAAGTCAAAACTCGCAGCCAGGGTAACTGGGATGCCTACGGCTTGATGGCAATCACCCGCAGCAAGCAAGCCAAACTGTGGAAAGCTGCCCAGCTCTACTTGATCAAGCATCCCCAGTGGGCAGAAGCCACCTGCCGATTTGACGTAGCCCTGGTGGCCTGCCGCCGTGGTCAGCAACCACCAACCAACCCTGCCAAGCACCTTTTAGTGGATGATGTTCGCTATCTAACGCTGCAAGACTACATCGAAAATGCCTTTGACGTGCCCAGTTGCTGA
- a CDS encoding YajQ family cyclic di-GMP-binding protein, producing MASSFSFDIVSDFDRQELVNALDQTRRDVISRYDLKDTKTSIDLADSTITIETASDMTLDAVKDLLYQKAAKRNLSLKIFEFGDVEAASGTRVRQTITLKKGIEQEMGKQITKLIRDNLKKVTAAIQGDAVRVTGKSKDDLQQAMQLVKQEDWPVAVQFTNYR from the coding sequence ATGGCTTCTAGCTTTTCCTTTGATATCGTCAGCGATTTCGACCGCCAAGAACTGGTCAACGCCCTCGACCAAACCCGGCGGGATGTGATCAGTCGTTACGACCTGAAAGACACTAAAACCTCCATTGATCTGGCGGACAGCACCATCACCATCGAAACCGCCAGCGACATGACTCTAGACGCGGTCAAAGATTTGTTGTACCAGAAAGCAGCCAAGCGCAATCTTTCCCTCAAGATCTTTGAGTTTGGTGATGTGGAAGCGGCTAGCGGCACCCGCGTACGCCAGACCATCACCCTCAAAAAGGGCATTGAGCAGGAGATGGGTAAGCAAATTACTAAGCTGATCCGCGACAACCTCAAAAAGGTGACCGCTGCGATTCAAGGGGATGCGGTGCGGGTTACCGGCAAGTCTAAAGATGACCTGCAACAGGCGATGCAGCTAGTGAAGCAGGAAGACTGGCCCGTGGCGGTGCAGTTTACCAACTATCGGTAG
- a CDS encoding MAPEG family protein — MASLLSMPGFLLVSIGLAALLVYLPFLVVGYGRFAVGYDQTAPRTMLAKLPPYAQRATWAHENAFESMILFAPAALMAYVTQQQSGLALGAAIAYLAARTLYPVAYIANVPLGRSLMFGVANLSTFTLYVLSCRSALM, encoded by the coding sequence ATGGCATCTTTGCTGTCTATGCCGGGGTTTTTGCTGGTTAGCATTGGGCTGGCAGCTTTGCTAGTCTATCTACCCTTCCTGGTCGTGGGCTACGGGCGATTTGCGGTGGGCTACGACCAGACCGCCCCTCGGACCATGCTGGCCAAACTGCCCCCCTATGCGCAGCGGGCTACTTGGGCCCACGAAAATGCCTTTGAGTCAATGATTCTATTTGCTCCAGCGGCGCTGATGGCCTACGTCACCCAGCAGCAGTCAGGGCTGGCGCTGGGAGCCGCGATCGCCTACCTCGCTGCCCGCACCCTGTACCCGGTGGCCTACATTGCGAATGTGCCGCTCGGGCGATCGCTGATGTTTGGGGTCGCCAACCTGAGCACCTTCACCCTCTATGTCTTGAGCTGTCGGTCGGCCTTGATGTAG
- a CDS encoding DNA-processing protein DprA produces MEASLESAKVDTFLQELAAIQQSGSKRVAILGSRHVPITHQQLIELMTYALALGGNRIITSGATGTNSAAIKGAMQADPNLLTVILPQSLERQPRESRDQLEQVMHLVENPANDAMSLAEASSLCNQEIISRCQQLVCFAFHDSHTLLKTCQDAEDQRKIVTLFYFD; encoded by the coding sequence ATGGAAGCGTCGCTCGAATCCGCTAAAGTCGACACGTTTTTGCAGGAACTTGCGGCTATTCAACAGTCAGGTTCCAAGCGGGTGGCTATTTTGGGGTCGCGCCATGTGCCGATTACCCACCAGCAACTCATCGAGCTGATGACCTATGCGCTGGCCCTCGGGGGTAATCGCATCATCACCTCGGGGGCGACTGGCACCAACTCCGCCGCCATTAAGGGAGCAATGCAGGCCGATCCCAACCTGCTCACTGTAATTTTGCCCCAGAGCCTAGAACGCCAGCCTCGCGAGTCGCGCGATCAGCTAGAGCAGGTCATGCACCTAGTCGAAAACCCGGCCAACGATGCCATGTCTTTGGCAGAGGCAAGCTCGCTGTGCAACCAGGAGATTATTTCTCGCTGTCAACAGCTGGTCTGCTTTGCTTTTCACGACAGCCACACCCTGCTGAAAACCTGCCAGGATGCGGAAGACCAGCGCAAGATTGTGACGCTGTTTTACTTCGACTAA
- a CDS encoding DRTGG domain-containing protein encodes MPSSAKRLVIGSTESYSGKSAILLGVGLQLQGLGMDVGFGKPMGNSTNGDGKDPDLEFIVDTLGLSAARFYPPAISLTEATVADRLALSGQPPASYSLLDYTEQRGEDLLLLEGPGNLTEGTLLNLSVAHIAADIDAAVLLVTRYDSLLLVDRLLAAKAQLGSRLIGVIINDVPTDAVKACAELARPFLENQGIPVLAVLPRSPIMRSITVREIVARLDAEVLCCSNRLDLMVETLTIGAMNVNSALRYFRKATNMAVVTGGDRTDIQFAALETSTQCLVLTGQIPPSREILERASDLEVPIVSVDSDTLSTVERIDELFGQVRLHEPIKVQCIQELVATNFDLDRLLHLLDLKLPVSAT; translated from the coding sequence GTGCCCAGTTCAGCAAAGCGTTTGGTGATTGGTTCAACCGAGTCGTATAGTGGCAAATCGGCAATTTTACTGGGTGTTGGGCTCCAGCTTCAGGGGTTGGGCATGGATGTTGGGTTTGGTAAACCCATGGGCAACTCGACCAACGGGGATGGGAAGGATCCAGATTTAGAGTTCATTGTTGACACGCTAGGGCTGTCAGCGGCGCGATTTTACCCTCCGGCCATCTCGTTGACCGAAGCTACTGTGGCCGATCGCCTAGCGCTTAGCGGTCAGCCTCCGGCAAGCTACAGCTTGCTGGACTATACCGAGCAGCGGGGCGAAGACTTACTGCTGCTGGAAGGGCCCGGCAATCTCACTGAGGGGACGCTGCTGAACCTGTCTGTGGCCCACATTGCTGCCGATATTGACGCCGCGGTGCTGCTGGTGACGCGCTACGATTCGCTGCTGCTGGTCGATCGCCTGCTGGCTGCTAAGGCTCAGCTGGGGTCGCGCCTGATTGGAGTGATTATCAACGATGTGCCTACGGATGCGGTAAAGGCCTGCGCTGAGCTGGCCCGTCCATTCTTAGAAAACCAGGGAATTCCGGTGCTGGCGGTGCTGCCGCGATCGCCCATTATGCGCAGCATTACCGTGCGCGAGATTGTCGCTCGGCTTGATGCTGAGGTGCTGTGCTGCTCTAACCGCCTTGACCTAATGGTGGAGACTCTCACCATCGGAGCCATGAACGTGAACTCAGCCCTGCGGTATTTCCGCAAAGCCACCAACATGGCGGTGGTGACCGGGGGCGATCGCACCGACATCCAGTTTGCGGCGTTAGAAACCTCTACCCAGTGTCTGGTGCTAACGGGCCAAATCCCCCCTTCCCGGGAGATCTTAGAGCGCGCCTCAGACTTGGAAGTACCGATTGTCTCCGTTGACTCTGACACCTTGTCTACGGTTGAGCGCATTGATGAGCTGTTTGGCCAGGTGCGCCTGCATGAGCCCATTAAGGTACAGTGCATTCAAGAGTTGGTAGCTACCAACTTTGACCTAGACCGTCTGCTGCACTTACTCGATCTCAAACTGCCGGTTTCGGCCACCTGA
- the ebsA gene encoding type IV pilus biogenesis protein EbsA, whose protein sequence is MSLTFEAIQPAGKQDISVYMPYYQGNKRNALPYAISLYKQGNLEGERQIEGSDSIAFVATWNVSVLPADLTRCRMQFEGDSDLSYEITMATFEFVDFLFDVIVALRQKRPADFSQGFYRKLLRLDE, encoded by the coding sequence ATGAGTTTGACGTTTGAGGCAATTCAGCCCGCAGGCAAGCAGGATATCAGCGTTTACATGCCCTATTACCAGGGCAATAAGCGTAACGCGCTGCCTTACGCCATTTCTCTATATAAACAGGGCAATCTGGAGGGGGAGCGGCAAATTGAGGGGAGCGATAGTATTGCCTTTGTAGCGACCTGGAATGTGTCTGTACTACCGGCAGACTTGACCCGCTGTCGCATGCAGTTTGAAGGTGATAGCGATCTCAGCTACGAAATTACAATGGCGACCTTTGAGTTTGTGGATTTTTTGTTTGACGTGATTGTGGCGCTGCGCCAAAAGCGCCCAGCAGATTTTTCCCAAGGGTTTTATCGCAAGCTGTTGCGATTGGATGAGTAG
- a CDS encoding glycosyltransferase, protein MVDFPGRSSPRRFHTPIKDLEIEDFPGFAGRRSKAALTLSVLWGLTVVLHLVSWGSWAVLGLTAILTTHALRILWGRPLLPPPPLPSITQEVSHGGDAMVEGRSAAIAGSPWDAWPYVSLLVAAKNEETVIEPLVAALCQLEYPACRYEVWIIDDNSTDGTHQRLQKLTTRYPQLRILRRPAGSSGGKSGALNQVWPNTKGDIIGVFDADARVPKDLLRHLVPLFDQAEVGAVQLQKAVVNRAKNLWTRGQQAEMALDSYFQQQRISLGGIGELRGNGQFVRRAALAQCGGWNEETITDDLDLTLRLHFSGWEIQFLLHPAVGEEGVERPLALWHQRNRWAEGGYQRYLDYWRLITQRRLPPAKTFDMAAFWMIQYGLPAVALPDFAMAMLRHRLPLFLPVSSLALTLSMVGMFCGLRRIRQQPIWVSGLQTLWGNLYMLHWLLVIATMTMRLSVRPKRLRWVKTIHLGSEDDLQVDLP, encoded by the coding sequence ATGGTTGATTTTCCCGGACGCTCTTCCCCTAGGCGCTTCCACACTCCGATCAAAGATTTGGAAATCGAAGATTTTCCGGGATTTGCCGGTCGGCGTTCCAAGGCGGCCCTGACCTTGAGTGTGCTGTGGGGCCTTACCGTTGTGCTGCACCTGGTCTCTTGGGGCAGTTGGGCAGTGCTGGGGTTAACGGCCATTCTTACCACCCACGCGCTGCGAATTTTGTGGGGCAGACCTTTGCTGCCGCCGCCGCCGCTGCCCTCGATCACCCAAGAGGTCTCTCACGGCGGTGATGCGATGGTTGAAGGCCGATCTGCGGCGATCGCAGGCTCCCCTTGGGACGCTTGGCCCTACGTCTCGCTTCTAGTGGCTGCTAAGAACGAAGAAACCGTCATAGAACCCTTGGTCGCAGCCCTTTGCCAGCTGGAGTATCCTGCCTGCCGCTACGAGGTCTGGATCATTGACGACAACAGCACCGACGGCACCCATCAGCGGTTGCAAAAACTCACCACCCGTTATCCCCAACTGCGGATACTGCGCCGCCCCGCTGGGTCCAGTGGGGGTAAGTCAGGAGCACTTAACCAGGTATGGCCCAATACCAAAGGCGACATCATTGGCGTATTTGATGCCGATGCCCGTGTGCCCAAAGATCTACTGCGCCACCTAGTACCTTTGTTTGACCAAGCTGAGGTTGGTGCTGTGCAGCTACAGAAAGCTGTGGTCAACAGAGCTAAAAATCTTTGGACCCGTGGTCAGCAGGCCGAAATGGCCCTTGATAGCTACTTTCAGCAGCAGCGCATTAGCCTCGGCGGCATCGGCGAACTGCGGGGTAATGGCCAGTTTGTGCGGCGGGCTGCCCTAGCTCAGTGCGGTGGCTGGAACGAAGAAACCATTACCGACGACCTCGATCTCACCTTACGCCTGCACTTTAGCGGTTGGGAGATTCAGTTTTTGCTGCATCCTGCCGTGGGCGAAGAGGGGGTTGAGCGACCCCTGGCCTTGTGGCACCAGCGCAACCGCTGGGCTGAAGGGGGCTACCAGCGCTACCTTGACTACTGGCGGCTAATTACCCAGCGCCGTCTGCCTCCGGCCAAAACCTTCGATATGGCCGCCTTTTGGATGATTCAGTATGGTCTGCCTGCGGTGGCTCTGCCTGACTTTGCGATGGCCATGCTGCGCCATCGCCTGCCGCTGTTTTTGCCCGTATCCAGCTTGGCGCTGACGCTGTCCATGGTAGGTATGTTTTGCGGTTTGCGACGTATTCGGCAACAGCCGATCTGGGTGAGTGGTCTACAAACCTTGTGGGGTAACCTGTACATGCTGCACTGGCTACTGGTCATCGCTACCATGACGATGCGCCTGTCGGTACGGCCCAAGCGACTGCGTTGGGTAAAAACTATCCACCTGGGTAGCGAAGACGATCTCCAAGTCGATCTACCCTAG
- a CDS encoding YciI family protein codes for MPWFVKIEKGVVNKAIFDQHVPAHVAYVKSLIAQGYAAKSGYWAEYGGGMLLFRANSIDEARAIVAADPLIQHHCVEYELHEWRVVVE; via the coding sequence ATGCCCTGGTTCGTTAAAATCGAAAAAGGTGTCGTTAACAAAGCCATCTTTGACCAGCATGTACCGGCCCACGTAGCCTACGTCAAAAGTCTTATTGCCCAAGGCTATGCCGCTAAGAGCGGTTACTGGGCCGAATATGGGGGTGGTATGCTGTTATTCCGGGCTAATTCTATCGATGAAGCCCGCGCCATTGTAGCTGCTGACCCGCTGATTCAACATCACTGTGTCGAGTATGAACTGCATGAGTGGCGGGTGGTGGTGGAATAG
- the smpB gene encoding SsrA-binding protein SmpB codes for MADSSDGYKIVSDNRQARHEYEILETYEAGLELMGSEVKSIRQGKVNLRDGYALIKDGELWLHNVHISPHTMTNKAYNHEAKRTRKLLLHRDEIRKLIGKVEQKGLTLVPLKLYLQRGWVKATIALAKGKKLHDKRESLKRKQESRETARALSGRD; via the coding sequence GTGGCCGATTCAAGTGATGGATACAAAATTGTCAGCGATAACCGCCAGGCCCGCCACGAGTACGAAATCCTCGAAACCTATGAAGCTGGACTAGAGCTGATGGGTTCAGAGGTGAAGTCGATTCGCCAGGGTAAGGTTAACCTGCGCGACGGCTATGCTCTGATCAAAGACGGGGAGCTGTGGCTGCACAATGTACATATTTCGCCCCATACCATGACCAACAAGGCCTACAACCACGAGGCCAAGCGCACCCGCAAACTGCTGCTGCACCGCGACGAGATTCGCAAGCTAATTGGTAAAGTCGAGCAAAAGGGACTTACCCTGGTGCCGCTTAAGCTCTATCTCCAGCGGGGGTGGGTCAAAGCCACCATTGCCCTAGCTAAGGGTAAAAAGCTCCACGACAAGCGCGAAAGCCTCAAGCGCAAGCAAGAATCCCGCGAAACTGCCCGCGCCCTCAGCGGACGGGATTGA
- a CDS encoding ATP-binding protein, which translates to MARSKQPSASPVIGTVKGPGENGNQYVFITADNRQVKIGEFVYYTVDLADIPSAQILGKISDRRLIDHLPDRIFADPDINPEAIAALVGFAHPNPEIYEVTVDVVGHFHPALGFMNPRIAPDPGAKVCLADDESLRQIINKKQPKEVGSAEIGSLLLRPGGRVPVTLDVKELVSTHMAILAGTGSGKSYTAGVLIEELLSPYNRAAVLIFDPHGEYGTLADMRGHPSFASDDGYSPEVKLLTPDDIRIRMSSLDYYDILTLLPDMSDRQQAILNKAFSLLGKHKFGEHRWDVQDLISACYESDRTTDDEGNEKTGSSAPALEWKLGKLERSDYFHRMEHLAPKDLFAPGQVTVLQMNEISQEEQQVICAAVLRQSYQARINTAKDKISADDENYLPYPVFILIEEAHRFAPANEPARCKQVLRTILSEGRKFGMGVGLITQRPGKLDSDVLSQCMSQFLMRIVNPVDQDSLKYGVEAAGRDLLKELPSLTKGQVIVSGACVNTPVLCQVRKRLTKHGGETMNAPEAWLSHFQGHRQQARHLEKAAPASTGKKAETFSGVSIE; encoded by the coding sequence ATGGCACGGTCAAAGCAACCTTCGGCTTCTCCAGTAATTGGCACCGTTAAGGGGCCGGGGGAAAACGGCAACCAGTATGTGTTCATTACCGCCGACAACCGCCAGGTCAAAATCGGTGAGTTTGTCTACTACACCGTCGATCTAGCGGATATCCCCAGCGCCCAGATTCTAGGAAAGATCTCCGATCGCCGCCTGATCGACCACCTGCCCGATCGCATCTTTGCTGACCCAGATATCAATCCTGAGGCGATCGCGGCACTGGTTGGATTCGCCCATCCCAATCCTGAAATCTACGAGGTCACTGTCGATGTGGTGGGTCATTTTCACCCTGCCCTAGGCTTTATGAACCCTCGCATCGCCCCCGATCCAGGGGCCAAGGTCTGTCTAGCCGACGACGAAAGCCTGCGCCAGATTATTAATAAGAAACAACCCAAAGAGGTGGGCTCTGCCGAAATCGGCTCCTTACTGCTGCGTCCCGGCGGGCGGGTGCCCGTAACGCTGGATGTGAAAGAGCTGGTGAGTACCCACATGGCGATCTTGGCGGGCACTGGCTCGGGCAAAAGCTACACGGCGGGGGTACTGATTGAAGAATTGCTCAGCCCCTACAATAGGGCGGCAGTGCTGATCTTTGACCCCCACGGTGAGTACGGCACCCTAGCCGACATGCGCGGCCATCCTAGCTTTGCTAGCGACGATGGCTACAGCCCTGAAGTTAAGCTGCTTACCCCCGACGACATTCGCATCCGTATGTCGTCGCTCGACTACTACGACATTCTCACCCTGCTGCCCGATATGAGCGATCGCCAGCAGGCCATTCTCAACAAAGCCTTTAGCCTGTTGGGCAAGCACAAATTTGGCGAACACCGCTGGGATGTGCAGGATCTGATCTCGGCTTGCTACGAGTCAGACCGCACCACCGACGACGAGGGCAACGAGAAAACCGGCTCGTCGGCTCCAGCCCTGGAGTGGAAGCTGGGCAAACTGGAGCGATCGGACTACTTCCACCGCATGGAGCACCTGGCCCCGAAGGATCTGTTTGCCCCCGGCCAAGTTACCGTGCTGCAAATGAACGAGATCAGCCAAGAAGAGCAGCAGGTGATCTGCGCCGCCGTGCTGCGCCAAAGCTACCAGGCTCGCATCAACACCGCTAAGGATAAAATTTCTGCTGATGACGAGAACTACCTGCCTTACCCGGTGTTCATTCTGATCGAGGAGGCCCACCGATTTGCTCCGGCCAATGAGCCGGCCCGCTGCAAGCAGGTGCTGCGCACCATTCTCAGTGAGGGCCGCAAATTTGGTATGGGCGTAGGGTTGATTACCCAGCGCCCCGGTAAGCTCGACTCCGACGTGCTCAGCCAGTGCATGAGCCAGTTCCTCATGCGTATCGTCAACCCAGTAGATCAGGACAGCCTCAAGTACGGGGTCGAAGCCGCTGGGCGCGATCTGTTAAAAGAATTGCCGTCCCTGACCAAGGGCCAAGTGATTGTCTCAGGAGCCTGCGTCAATACTCCGGTACTCTGCCAGGTGCGCAAGCGATTGACCAAGCACGGCGGCGAAACTATGAATGCTCCAGAGGCTTGGCTCAGCCACTTTCAAGGCCACCGTCAGCAGGCCCGCCACCTAGAAAAAGCCGCTCCTGCTAGTACTGGCAAAAAGGCCGAAACTTTTAGTGGTGTGAGTATTGAGTAG
- a CDS encoding sensor histidine kinase, whose product MASENPTVLFQARPPEGLASTSTYLCEGRETWPLVHALAATLNEPDILPSLAEVLGTHLGAGACLLLCHYPDHGLTYTCWRQGGASVNHQLGDAKSGSILDRQRQAALELVQQTIDQAAGKARLSWQKGLAGLLRNEAETPAWLRTIAHCTAIAVDGAGLQGAMLLLGAGGLSVEPTAQANLASIGAIAFHQHYLQGQAQRNTEQLRYLNYLKEDFLSTLNHELRTPLTSMMLAIRMLRRPDLTPERSAMYLDILEQQCTREINLVNDLLMLQTLESKAPAEVRQSTDLGQLLTDLAKQSQEQFHQAQLTLALQLPSKPVLLATDPERLTKVLKELVSNARKYSTPKTVVTFALADNQAQEGRVTLQVSNLGAAIEADDLPHVFDKFRRGHNATKDGIAGTGTGLALARGLVEQLGGTIKVSSQPIDAQLWQTCFTLEFERHDKSIPNS is encoded by the coding sequence ATGGCTTCGGAAAATCCGACAGTTTTGTTCCAGGCTCGCCCTCCCGAGGGGTTAGCGTCTACCTCTACCTATCTTTGTGAAGGGCGCGAAACCTGGCCCTTGGTTCACGCCCTGGCTGCTACGCTCAATGAGCCCGACATCTTGCCGTCTTTGGCGGAGGTGCTGGGCACTCACTTGGGAGCAGGGGCTTGCCTACTGCTCTGCCACTATCCTGACCACGGGTTGACTTACACCTGTTGGCGCCAGGGGGGAGCCTCTGTTAACCACCAGCTCGGTGACGCCAAAAGCGGCTCGATCCTAGATCGACAGCGCCAAGCAGCCCTAGAACTCGTTCAACAAACCATTGACCAAGCAGCAGGCAAGGCTCGGCTGTCTTGGCAGAAGGGGTTGGCAGGGCTGCTGCGGAACGAAGCAGAGACACCTGCCTGGCTACGCACCATTGCGCACTGCACCGCTATTGCTGTGGATGGGGCAGGGTTGCAGGGCGCGATGCTGCTGCTGGGGGCTGGGGGGCTGAGCGTGGAGCCTACCGCCCAGGCTAACTTGGCCAGCATAGGCGCGATCGCTTTCCATCAGCACTACCTTCAAGGGCAAGCCCAGCGCAACACCGAGCAGTTACGCTACCTCAACTACCTCAAAGAAGACTTTCTCAGCACCCTTAACCACGAGCTACGCACCCCCCTCACCAGCATGATGCTGGCCATTCGCATGCTGCGCCGCCCCGATCTCACCCCCGAGCGATCGGCTATGTATTTGGATATTTTGGAACAGCAGTGCACCCGCGAAATCAACCTAGTGAACGACCTGCTGATGCTGCAAACTCTGGAGTCTAAAGCCCCTGCAGAAGTTCGCCAATCTACAGATTTAGGGCAGCTGCTCACGGATTTGGCCAAACAGTCACAGGAACAATTTCACCAGGCTCAGCTAACGCTGGCACTACAGCTACCGTCTAAGCCGGTATTGCTAGCCACTGACCCAGAGCGGCTGACCAAAGTGTTAAAAGAGCTGGTGAGCAACGCCCGCAAGTATTCAACCCCGAAAACGGTTGTGACCTTTGCCCTAGCTGATAATCAGGCCCAAGAGGGACGGGTCACTCTGCAAGTTAGTAATTTGGGGGCGGCCATTGAGGCAGACGACTTGCCTCACGTTTTTGACAAGTTTCGGCGAGGCCACAACGCCACCAAAGATGGCATTGCTGGTACCGGTACCGGCCTTGCCCTAGCCCGTGGGCTTGTAGAGCAACTGGGGGGCACTATAAAGGTGTCAAGCCAACCAATCGACGCCCAACTCTGGCAAACCTGTTTCACCCTTGAGTTTGAACGCCATGACAAATCTATCCCTAATTCGTAG
- a CDS encoding SRPBCC family protein — protein sequence MTATTPEIPNFEPALLGAEVSAQAAGVTIHTEKLEGQQRRILASTQIPATADQVWQVLTDYNNLSSFIPNLSHSQRLSHPNGGIRLEQIGSQCFLNIKFCARVVLDMVEAFPKELRFTMVEGDFRQFEGKWTLEPVKDAAGEVVCLGYDLVIRPPRAMPVALIERHIRNDLSRNLQAISDRTLVLFGA from the coding sequence ATGACTGCGACAACCCCTGAAATCCCCAACTTTGAACCAGCGCTCCTAGGTGCTGAGGTTTCTGCGCAGGCAGCAGGTGTCACCATCCACACCGAGAAGCTGGAGGGACAGCAGCGCCGTATTTTGGCGTCAACCCAGATTCCTGCCACAGCCGATCAGGTCTGGCAGGTGCTGACAGACTACAACAACCTGTCGAGCTTTATCCCCAATCTCTCCCACAGTCAGCGGTTGAGCCATCCCAATGGCGGCATTCGCCTAGAGCAGATCGGCTCCCAATGCTTTCTCAACATCAAGTTTTGCGCCCGTGTGGTGCTGGATATGGTCGAGGCCTTTCCGAAGGAACTGCGCTTTACCATGGTGGAGGGTGACTTTCGCCAATTTGAGGGCAAGTGGACGCTAGAACCAGTGAAAGATGCCGCTGGTGAGGTAGTTTGCCTAGGCTATGATCTGGTGATTCGGCCTCCCCGAGCGATGCCGGTGGCGCTGATCGAGCGGCATATCCGCAATGACCTGAGCCGCAATCTGCAAGCAATTAGCGATCGCACCCTCGTGCTGTTTGGCGCTTAG
- a CDS encoding class I SAM-dependent methyltransferase, translating to MLLQPDQRTKLDESSDTAFYDAPRFVTHVDDGFIQQLTDLYRERLTPNSRIFDMMSSWVSHLPKDMGFEWVEGHGLNAEELAKNPRLNHYFVQNLNENPKLPLDDQSFDAVLNTVSVQYLQQPEVVFGEIYRILKPGGIAIVSFSNRMFYQKAIAAWRDGSETRRVNLVKGYFGSVPGFSSPEVVTHTPSVPAILQMLGMPGGDPFYAVIAERMEPLVSS from the coding sequence ATGCTGCTTCAGCCCGACCAGCGCACCAAGCTCGACGAGTCTAGCGACACCGCTTTCTACGATGCGCCCCGCTTTGTAACCCATGTAGATGATGGCTTCATTCAGCAGCTCACGGATCTCTACCGTGAACGTTTAACCCCCAACAGCCGCATCTTCGACATGATGAGCAGCTGGGTCTCCCACCTGCCCAAAGACATGGGTTTTGAATGGGTCGAAGGCCATGGCCTAAACGCCGAAGAGCTGGCCAAAAACCCCCGCCTCAACCATTATTTCGTGCAAAACCTCAACGAAAACCCCAAGCTGCCGCTGGATGACCAATCCTTTGACGCAGTGCTCAATACAGTATCGGTACAGTATCTCCAGCAGCCTGAGGTGGTGTTTGGCGAAATTTACCGCATTCTCAAGCCGGGCGGTATTGCTATTGTTAGCTTCTCAAACCGCATGTTTTATCAGAAGGCGATCGCCGCCTGGCGTGACGGAAGCGAAACCCGCCGGGTCAATCTGGTCAAAGGTTATTTTGGCTCTGTACCCGGCTTTAGCAGCCCAGAGGTGGTAACTCACACCCCCAGCGTTCCCGCCATTCTGCAAATGCTCGGCATGCCCGGCGGTGACCCCTTCTATGCCGTCATTGCCGAACGGATGGAACCGCTGGTGTCTAGCTAG
- a CDS encoding DUF981 family protein, translating to MFIDYITLMLINMVAGLVLLADFVYHGLDGANLKRWIPGFGLVGAIALVTGLHMVLTWPVPGSFNISFGETTVLFGGLYLATAIAIVQGWDLLSLAVYAFFAGLTAVVIGARIINLGQTQQPLVAGLGFILTGLGGVLAAPTLVYLRSNKGWRILGTVVLLVAALVWAFVGFLGYWGHLEGFSDWQPPVMRGEP from the coding sequence ATGTTTATCGATTACATCACCCTCATGCTGATCAACATGGTGGCCGGGCTAGTGCTGCTGGCCGACTTTGTCTATCACGGGCTAGACGGGGCCAACCTCAAGCGGTGGATACCGGGCTTTGGGTTAGTGGGGGCGATCGCTCTGGTCACCGGCCTGCACATGGTCTTGACCTGGCCCGTACCGGGCAGCTTCAACATTTCCTTTGGCGAAACCACAGTGCTGTTTGGGGGGCTTTATCTGGCCACTGCGATCGCGATCGTTCAGGGCTGGGATTTGCTTTCGCTGGCAGTCTACGCTTTTTTTGCCGGCCTTACCGCAGTCGTCATAGGGGCACGCATCATTAATCTGGGTCAAACCCAACAGCCATTAGTAGCTGGGCTAGGCTTTATTCTGACAGGATTGGGCGGGGTACTGGCAGCCCCTACCCTGGTGTACCTGCGTAGCAACAAAGGCTGGCGCATCCTGGGGACTGTAGTCCTGCTGGTGGCGGCGCTGGTGTGGGCCTTCGTTGGCTTTCTGGGCTACTGGGGTCATCTAGAGGGCTTTAGTGACTGGCAGCCGCCGGTGATGCGGGGCGAGCCTTAG